From the Panthera leo isolate Ple1 chromosome C1, P.leo_Ple1_pat1.1, whole genome shotgun sequence genome, one window contains:
- the MAIP1 gene encoding m-AAA protease-interacting protein 1, mitochondrial isoform X1, producing MALAFRLLPRLLLAPPLPGGAGRPRTPRGTEVRPPLAELCRFCRRRLGSGPIPLPRVTWASALPARGPQRPLLSPPGLPAALSAFPAYPRRSYSAEEQPQPRQKTKMIILGFSNPINWVRTRIYAFLIWAYFDQEFSIAEFSEGAKQAFAHVSKLLSQCKFDLLEELVAKEVLHVLKEKVTSLPDNHKNALAADIDEIVYTSTGDISIYYDEKGRKFVNILMCFWYLTSANIPSETLSGASVFQVKLGDQNVETKQLLSASYEFQREFTQGVKPDWTIARIEHSKLLE from the exons ATGGCGCTGGCTTTTCGTCTTTTGCCCCGCTTGCTGCTCGCTCCGCCGCTGCCCGGCGGGGCCGGCCGACCCCGGACTCCCCGTGGAACCGAGGTGAGACCGCCGTTGGCTGAACTCTGCCGCTtctgccgccgccgcctcggcTCCGGACCGATACCGCTTCCTCGAGTCACTTGGGCCTCGGCGCTGCCCGCTCGGGGCCCGCAGCGTCCCCTGCTCAGCCCTCCGGGACTACCCGCAGCCCTCTCCGCTTTCCCTGCCTACCCCCGGCGCAGCTACAGCGCCGAGGAGCAGCCCCAGCCGCGCCAGAAAACCAAGATGATCATTCTGGGATTCTCCAACCCCATCAACTGGGTTCGGACTCGAATTTACGCCTTCCTGATCTGGGCCTATTTCGACCAAGAGTTCAGCATCGCAGAATTCTCTGAGGGAGCGAAGcag gcttttgcTCATGTGTCCAAGTTGCTGTCACAATGTAAATTTGATCTATTGGAAGAACTTGTGGCCAAAGAG GTGCTACATGTATTGAAGGAAAAGGTTACTTCATTACCTGATAACCATAAAAATGCCCTTGCTGCTGACATAGATGAAATTGTATACACATCAACAGGAGACATCTCCATTTACTATGATGAGAAAG GAAGGAAGTTTGTTAACATCCTGATGTGCTTTTGGTATCTAACCAGTGCCAACATCCCCAGTGAAACTTTAAGTGGAGCCAGTGTATTCCAGGTTAAATTGGGGGATCAGAACGTGGAAACTAAACAACTTCTTAGTGCAAGCTATGA ATTTCAGAGGGAGTTTACACAAGGAGTAAAGCCTGACTGGACCATCGCACGGATTGAACACTCAAAGTTATTAGAATGA
- the MAIP1 gene encoding m-AAA protease-interacting protein 1, mitochondrial isoform X2, translated as MALAFRLLPRLLLAPPLPGGAGRPRTPRGTEVRPPLAELCRFCRRRLGSGPIPLPRVTWASALPARGPQRPLLSPPGLPAALSAFPAYPRRSYSAEEQPQPRQKTKMIILGFSNPINWVRTRIYAFLIWAYFDQEFSIAEFSEGAKQAFAHVSKLLSQCKFDLLEELVAKEVLHVLKEKVTSLPDNHKNALAADIDEIVYTSTGDISIYYDEKGSLLTS; from the exons ATGGCGCTGGCTTTTCGTCTTTTGCCCCGCTTGCTGCTCGCTCCGCCGCTGCCCGGCGGGGCCGGCCGACCCCGGACTCCCCGTGGAACCGAGGTGAGACCGCCGTTGGCTGAACTCTGCCGCTtctgccgccgccgcctcggcTCCGGACCGATACCGCTTCCTCGAGTCACTTGGGCCTCGGCGCTGCCCGCTCGGGGCCCGCAGCGTCCCCTGCTCAGCCCTCCGGGACTACCCGCAGCCCTCTCCGCTTTCCCTGCCTACCCCCGGCGCAGCTACAGCGCCGAGGAGCAGCCCCAGCCGCGCCAGAAAACCAAGATGATCATTCTGGGATTCTCCAACCCCATCAACTGGGTTCGGACTCGAATTTACGCCTTCCTGATCTGGGCCTATTTCGACCAAGAGTTCAGCATCGCAGAATTCTCTGAGGGAGCGAAGcag gcttttgcTCATGTGTCCAAGTTGCTGTCACAATGTAAATTTGATCTATTGGAAGAACTTGTGGCCAAAGAG GTGCTACATGTATTGAAGGAAAAGGTTACTTCATTACCTGATAACCATAAAAATGCCCTTGCTGCTGACATAGATGAAATTGTATACACATCAACAGGAGACATCTCCATTTACTATGATGAGAAAG GAAGTTTGTTAACATCCTGA